One stretch of Streptomyces hygroscopicus DNA includes these proteins:
- a CDS encoding tartrate dehydrogenase, which produces MARDPEVVRLAVIPGDGIGPEVVAATVPTLRTALEAEGHRLDVTSYDWGGERYLRQGAAMPADAADLVKKADAVLFGAVGRPDVPEHELVWGLIIGLRQQLDLAVNLRPVRAFPGVPTKVRDTDGVDLVIVRENTEGEYVGAGGVAHAGSGHDLGIEVAVHSRRVIERAAHQAFALAGRRSGHLCLVTKSNAMRYGYPLWDRVVREVGEHYPAVRLETVLVDAMAARMIQAPRSLDVLLASNLFGDILSDLAAVLAGGMGMAPSANVLPGADVPGIYEPVHGSAPDIAGKGVANPVACMLSGAMLLDDLGHAGAARRLREAVAATLRDARHHTADLGGNATTAEVASAVLHTMESQG; this is translated from the coding sequence ATGGCGCGGGACCCCGAGGTCGTGCGGCTCGCCGTCATACCGGGTGACGGGATCGGCCCTGAGGTCGTCGCGGCGACCGTGCCCACGCTCCGGACCGCGCTGGAGGCCGAAGGCCACCGGCTCGACGTGACCTCGTACGACTGGGGAGGCGAGCGGTACCTCCGGCAGGGCGCGGCGATGCCGGCCGATGCGGCCGACCTCGTCAAGAAGGCGGACGCCGTGCTGTTCGGCGCCGTCGGACGTCCCGATGTGCCGGAACACGAACTGGTCTGGGGGCTGATCATCGGCCTGCGGCAGCAACTCGACCTCGCCGTGAACCTCCGCCCGGTGCGCGCGTTCCCCGGCGTTCCCACCAAGGTGCGCGACACCGATGGGGTGGACCTGGTGATCGTGCGCGAGAACACCGAGGGCGAGTACGTCGGCGCCGGCGGGGTGGCGCACGCCGGCAGCGGACACGATCTCGGCATCGAGGTCGCGGTGCACTCCCGTCGCGTCATCGAGCGGGCGGCGCACCAGGCGTTCGCCCTGGCCGGCCGGCGGTCGGGACATCTGTGTCTGGTGACCAAGTCCAACGCGATGCGATACGGCTATCCGCTGTGGGACCGGGTGGTGCGCGAGGTCGGCGAGCACTATCCGGCGGTGCGGCTGGAAACCGTGCTGGTCGACGCCATGGCCGCCCGCATGATCCAGGCTCCGCGATCGCTTGACGTGCTGCTCGCGAGCAACCTGTTCGGCGACATCCTGTCCGATCTCGCCGCGGTGCTGGCCGGCGGTATGGGCATGGCGCCCAGTGCCAACGTCCTTCCGGGCGCGGACGTGCCGGGTATCTACGAACCCGTGCACGGCTCCGCACCCGACATCGCCGGGAAGGGCGTGGCGAATCCGGTGGCATGCATGCTCTCCGGCGCGATGCTGCTCGACGACCTCGGACACGCCGGCGCGGCTCGCCGCCTCCGCGAGGCCGTGGCGGCCACCTTGCGCGACGCCCGGCACCACACGGCCGACCTCGGCGGCAACGCCACCACGGCGGAGGTGGCATCCGCCGTCCTGCACACGATGGAAAGCCAGGGGTAG